GCCCGGCCGGGCCATCCACACGTCAATTCCCGAAACTGTCGAGGCGCTCCCCCGCCGACCGCGGGCGGCGGGGTCGACACCGCCGCGTATCGTCACTGGACATGAGCGGCGTTCCCCATTCCCACTGTTCCGGCTGCGGCACCGCGTACCCGGCCGAGGCCGGTTGGCCGCGCGACTGCGCGGCCTGCGGGCACGTCACCTGGCGCAACCCGCTGCCGGTGGCGGTGGCGATCCTGCCGGTGACCACCCCGGACGGCCTCGGCGTGGTGGTGCAGCGCCGCGACATCGAGCCGGCCCGCGGGCAGCTCACCCTGCCCGGCGGCTACATCGAGCACGGCGAGCAGTGGCGGCACGCGCTCGTCCGCGAGCTGCGCGAGGAGACCGGCCTGACCGGCGAGGCGGAGGCCGTA
The sequence above is a segment of the Micromonospora sp. WMMD882 genome. Coding sequences within it:
- a CDS encoding NUDIX domain-containing protein; translated protein: MSGVPHSHCSGCGTAYPAEAGWPRDCAACGHVTWRNPLPVAVAILPVTTPDGLGVVVQRRDIEPARGQLTLPGGYIEHGEQWRHALVRELREETGLTGEAEAVRLFAVHSAPTGGTIMIFGVLPARRIEELPPSAPTAESTEWLVVTEPTELAFSTHSQALADFLAEQRRTSAN